Within the Gordonia westfalica genome, the region CCTGCGGATGGCCGTCGGCGCCGAGGGCGCCGACGTCGTGCACTCCCACACCTGGTACACCGGCCTCGCCGGGCACGTCGCCGCGCAGCTGTACGGCGTCCCTCACATCCTCACCGCGCATTCGCTCGAACCGTCGCGGCCGTGGAAGGCCGAACAGCTCGGCGGTGGATATCGGGTGTCGAGCTGGGTCGAGCGCAACGCGGTCGAGTACGCCGACGCGGTGATCGCCGTGAGCTCGGGGATGCGCAGCGAGATCTGCACCACCTATCCGCGTCTCGATCCCGAACGTGTCCACGTGGTGCGCAACGGCATCGACACCGACCAGTGGTATCCCGTCGACGACCCGTTCGGCCCCGAATCGACGCTGACCGCGCTCGGCGTCGATCCGGAGCGTCCGATCGTCGCCTTCGTCGGCCGTATCACCAGGCAGAAGGGCGTCGCCCACCTCGTCGCTGCCGCCCACCGGTTCGATCCGGACATCCAGCTCGTGCTCTGCGCCGGCGCCCCCGACACCCCGGAGATCGGCGCCGAGATCGAGTCGGCGGTCGGCGAGCTGTCCGCGTCACGACCCGGCGTGCACTGGGTACGGGAGATGCTGCCGCTCCCCCGCATCCGCGAGATCCTCACTGCAGCATCGGTCTTCGTGTGCCCGTCGGTGTACGAACCGCTCGGCATCGTGAACCTGGAGGCCATGGCCTGCGGGACCGCCGTCGTGGCGTCGGAGGTCGGCGGTATCCCGGAGGTGGTGCGCGATCACGTCACCGGCCGGTTGGTGCCCTACGATCCCGTCGATCCGCAGACCTTCGAACTCGATCTCGCCCAGACGGTCAACGCCGTCGTCGGGGATCCCGTCGCGGCCACGGCGATGGGTGCGGCCGGCCGCGAGCGTGCCGAAGCCGAGTTCTCCTGGTCGACGATCGCCGAACAGACCCTAGGGGTGTACCGGTCCGTACTCCGCTGACGGCGCGCCGTTGCGGCAGGTCAGCCCTGCGCGATCGGGCGGCAGGTCGTCACGACCACCGACAGCGTCACGCCGACGGTGCCACCTCCCATGAATGCGTCTGCACGCGAGCGGATGTCGGCGTCGTCGGCATGAAAGGCCGACGGCCCCATCGCCACCAGGTCGCCCACGGTCTGCGCGTCGAGTTCGATGACGTGCCGGATCGTCGACGAGTCGACGACCTCGAAACCGTCGGCGAAGGTGGCCTGGAGGCGTTCGGACTTGCCGGAGTCGACCCGCAGCATCTGCATCGGTTCGATGATCTCGGCGAGGTGGTCGGCAGCCGGGCTGACGACGACGAGCCCACCGTGGGGTTGGAGTACCCGTGCGAACTCGGCGGCGTTGCGCGGGGCGAACACCGAGAGCACAACAGTGGCAGCATCATCGGCGATCGGTAGGCCACGCCAGATGTCGGCGACGATTGCGGCGTGTCGTGGGGTGCCGCGGGAGATCGCCCGCGCACAGAATTTGGAGAGATCGATGCCGATTCCCCGTGCCCGGACGGACGGCGAGGAGTCGGCGAGCGCGGAGACCGCGGCGCGAAGGTAGTGACCGCCACCGGCTCCGGCGTCGAGTACGACGGGTTTGTCGACACCGGCACCGAATTCGCGTGTCCGGTCCGCGACCGCGGCGAGAACCGGGGTGAAGAATCCGGCGTCGTGGACACGCGCGCGGGCCGCGACCATTGCCGCGGTGTCGGCACGTAGCGATCCCGAACGTCCGTCGAGGAGCGAGACGTAACCCTGTTTGGCGATGTCGAAGGAGTGACCGTCACCGCAGCGGAGTGCGACTCCACGCGGTGACGGTCCAGACCCGGCTGCGGCCGGGGAAGTTTCGTCGTGCCCGGTCCCGAGAGGTCCGGTCTCGAATGGCCCGGCACACACCGGGCATCGAAGCAGCTCGACGACGTCGGCGAGATCTCCGTTCAGCCGGTGACCCCGCGGAGTTCCTCACCCAGTGCGGCGGCTTCGTCGGCGGTCAACTCGACGACGAGGCGACCTCCGCCCTCGATCGGAATCCGGACAACGATTCCACGCCCTTCTTTGGCCGCTTCGAGGGGGCCGTCCCCAGTACGTGGCTTCATTGCCGCCATTCTCAAGCTCCCTTCACAGTGTCCCTGCTTCGAACATGATACGTGTCGTCGTCTCAATCGAATGCGAGTGCGCGACACAAGCGTTGTTCCGGAGTGCTCTGCTCACCTCTCCGAGCGTATCGACGGACCCGCTTCGCGGGAGGCGGGATTGGGGGTCGGGTCGTCGTAAGCCGCCTGCTCCCGGCCGTTCTCGGGGGCGGCGGCATCGTCTTCGGCAGCCTCGGGGACGCCCGTGGCGCCGGGGAGCGGACCTGACCCCGACTCGCGCTCCCGGAGCCGTGCGATGACCGCGCGGAGGTCGTCGACCTCGCGTGCGAGACGCGCCAGCGCCCAATCGACCTCGGATTGCTTGTAACCCCGGAACGTCTGCGCGAAACGCAACGCGCGAACGTCGTCGCCGCCGATCCCCACCCTCGGCAGGCGGGTCAGTGTGGTGTCGGGTTCGACCGGGGGCAGTTCCTCCCCGCGCCCGAAGACGAACCACACGACGGCGAACACTGCCCCGGCGACGAGCGCCATGATCAGCAGGTACAGCAGCAGGGTCTGCATGCATCCCATCCTGACAGACCGCCGGCGCGCAGCCCCGGCGGCACCTGGCGGCCGGGCCGGCGATCGCCTCCGCACACGAATCCGGCGACACTGCGGCACGCCGTAGGCGTGCCAGGGTGTCGCCGGAGTCGGGGTGTGGCCGGATGGCTAGGAGGCCATCACCTTGGAGTCGATCGAGCGGAGGGTGTTCATCGGCGGACGGTCCTCGAGGTAGACCTCGGTGGTGTGCGGCGTGAACGAGCCGTCGAGCTCGGCGGTGAACTGGGTCAGTCCGACGCCGGAGTCCTCGATGCCGCACCGGCGCATGAGAGTGCCGACGATCTGGCGGCTCATCACGCCGAGCTCGATGAGCGGGCGGTTGCGGTGGGTGCGGACGCCGAGGTTCACCTGGCCGATGCCGCCGAGACCGTACCGGTCGTAGGTGTCGATGAGGAGACCGATCTCCACGCCGTAGCCGGGCGCGAACGGCACCGACGACAGCATCTCGCGGGTGCCGGCGTACTCGCCGCCGAGCGGTTGCAGGACCGCGGTGAGGTCGGGCTTCTGGGAGGCCAGCAGCGGCCGGGCGACGAGTTCGGTGACGCGACCGCCGCCGTTGGCGTCCTGGGTGCCGCCGGTGCGCAGCGGCCGCCGGTAGTAGCCCTTGACCAGGTGGATCTCCGGGTTCACCAGGAGCGGGCCGAGCATCTTCGGCACGAACATCGGGTCCGGGTCGATGAGGTCGGAGTCGACGAAGGCGATGATGTCGCCGGTGGTCGCGGCGATCGAGCGCCACAGCACCTCACCCTTGCCCTTGACGGGTTCGAGTTCCGGCACCGCTTCTTCGCGGCTGATCACCTGCGCACCGGCGGCCAGCGCGCGCTCGGCTGTGGCGTCGGTGGAGCCCGAGTCCAGGACGATCAGTTCGTCGACGAGCGTCCCGTACAGCGGCATGATCGTGGCGATCACGTCGGCGACGGTCTCCTCCTCGTTCAGAGCGGGCAGGACCACCGAGACGGTGCGTCCGTCCTTCGCGGCGACGAGTTCGTCGATCGTCCAGTCCGGCTGTTCCCAGGTGTGGGTTGCCGACCACTGCCGCTTGGCACCGAGACCCTCGGCCGGCGTCGGCCAGACGGCGGCCTTGTCGCGACTGATGGGGTTACGTCGCTTCTGCTTGGTCATGCAAGTCCCCTGACTGTTCGGGCGGGCGGTCTCGTTCCCGCGATGGCAGCGACCATGTCGACCACACGACGGGTGGCGGCGACCTCGTGTACGCGAAAGATCCGGGCGCCTTCGGCGGCGGCCAGAGCGGTCGCGGCGAGAGTTCCCTCCAACCGTTGTTCTAGGTCCGTACCCAGAGTCTCCCCCACGAAATCCTTGTTGCTCAGCGCCATCAGGACCGGCCAACCCGTATTAACAAGATCTTTTACACGGCGTAACAAGGTCAGCCCGTGGTGGGTGTTCTTGCCAAAATCATGCGTCGGGTCGATAACGATCGCGTCTCGATGTACACCTGCGGCGAGGGCCCGCTCGGCCGCGCCGGTCACCTCCGCGAGGACGTCGGCCACCACGTCGTCGACGGAATCGCCGTAGGCGACGCGGTGCGGGCGGGTCCGTACGAGGGCGCCACCGGTGTGCGAACAGACGATCCCGGCGCCCCGTGAGGCGGCCACGGCGACGACCTCGGGGTCGTATCCGGCCCAGGTGTCGTTGACGAGATCGGCCCCGGCCGCACACGCCTGGTCGGCGACCTCGCTGCGCCAGGTGTCGACGCTGATCAGCACGTCGGGATGGCGCGCACGAATCCACGCGATCATCGGCACCACGCGGGCGGCCTCGGTCGCCG harbors:
- the glgA gene encoding glycogen synthase, producing MRVAMMTREYPPEVYGGAGVHVTELVRHLRDLATVDVHCMGAERETAAVYSPDPGLAGANAAITTLSADLRMAVGAEGADVVHSHTWYTGLAGHVAAQLYGVPHILTAHSLEPSRPWKAEQLGGGYRVSSWVERNAVEYADAVIAVSSGMRSEICTTYPRLDPERVHVVRNGIDTDQWYPVDDPFGPESTLTALGVDPERPIVAFVGRITRQKGVAHLVAAAHRFDPDIQLVLCAGAPDTPEIGAEIESAVGELSASRPGVHWVREMLPLPRIREILTAASVFVCPSVYEPLGIVNLEAMACGTAVVASEVGGIPEVVRDHVTGRLVPYDPVDPQTFELDLAQTVNAVVGDPVAATAMGAAGRERAEAEFSWSTIAEQTLGVYRSVLR
- a CDS encoding putative RNA methyltransferase, encoding MCAGPFETGPLGTGHDETSPAAAGSGPSPRGVALRCGDGHSFDIAKQGYVSLLDGRSGSLRADTAAMVAARARVHDAGFFTPVLAAVADRTREFGAGVDKPVVLDAGAGGGHYLRAAVSALADSSPSVRARGIGIDLSKFCARAISRGTPRHAAIVADIWRGLPIADDAATVVLSVFAPRNAAEFARVLQPHGGLVVVSPAADHLAEIIEPMQMLRVDSGKSERLQATFADGFEVVDSSTIRHVIELDAQTVGDLVAMGPSAFHADDADIRSRADAFMGGGTVGVTLSVVVTTCRPIAQG
- a CDS encoding DUF3117 domain-containing protein; translated protein: MAAMKPRTGDGPLEAAKEGRGIVVRIPIEGGGRLVVELTADEAAALGEELRGVTG
- a CDS encoding DivIVA domain-containing protein gives rise to the protein MQTLLLYLLIMALVAGAVFAVVWFVFGRGEELPPVEPDTTLTRLPRVGIGGDDVRALRFAQTFRGYKQSEVDWALARLAREVDDLRAVIARLRERESGSGPLPGATGVPEAAEDDAAAPENGREQAAYDDPTPNPASREAGPSIRSER
- a CDS encoding glucosyl-3-phosphoglycerate synthase, with product MTKQKRRNPISRDKAAVWPTPAEGLGAKRQWSATHTWEQPDWTIDELVAAKDGRTVSVVLPALNEEETVADVIATIMPLYGTLVDELIVLDSGSTDATAERALAAGAQVISREEAVPELEPVKGKGEVLWRSIAATTGDIIAFVDSDLIDPDPMFVPKMLGPLLVNPEIHLVKGYYRRPLRTGGTQDANGGGRVTELVARPLLASQKPDLTAVLQPLGGEYAGTREMLSSVPFAPGYGVEIGLLIDTYDRYGLGGIGQVNLGVRTHRNRPLIELGVMSRQIVGTLMRRCGIEDSGVGLTQFTAELDGSFTPHTTEVYLEDRPPMNTLRSIDSKVMAS
- the folP gene encoding dihydropteroate synthase, whose amino-acid sequence is MIVSPTLCGRPVATDRALVMAIVNRTPDSFYDRGASFDDTAAQRRVDHVVAEGADIIDVGGVKAGPGEEVDAATEAARVVPMIAWIRARHPDVLISVDTWRSEVADQACAAGADLVNDTWAGYDPEVVAVAASRGAGIVCSHTGGALVRTRPHRVAYGDSVDDVVADVLAEVTGAAERALAAGVHRDAIVIDPTHDFGKNTHHGLTLLRRVKDLVNTGWPVLMALSNKDFVGETLGTDLEQRLEGTLAATALAAAEGARIFRVHEVAATRRVVDMVAAIAGTRPPARTVRGLA